The Collimonas sp. PA-H2 genome contains a region encoding:
- the apaG gene encoding Co2+/Mg2+ efflux protein ApaG, which translates to MAAYELTVTVRTQYLEEQSQPDSSHYVFAYAITIKNTGQVAAQLISRHWVITDANNHVEEVRGLGVVGHQPLLQPGEQFEYTSGTSLATPQGSMLGEYFCVAEDGEQFEARIPEFILSLPRTLH; encoded by the coding sequence ATGGCCGCCTATGAACTCACCGTCACTGTCAGAACCCAATACCTGGAAGAGCAATCACAGCCTGACAGTTCGCACTATGTCTTTGCTTATGCGATCACGATCAAGAACACAGGCCAGGTCGCCGCGCAGCTGATTTCGCGGCACTGGGTCATCACCGACGCCAACAATCACGTGGAAGAAGTGCGCGGCCTGGGCGTGGTCGGCCATCAGCCGCTGCTGCAACCGGGCGAGCAGTTCGAATACACCAGCGGCACCTCGCTGGCGACGCCGCAGGGCTCGATGCTGGGCGAGTATTTCTGCGTAGCCGAAGACGGCGAACAGTTCGAGGCGCGCATTCCGGAATTCATCCTGTCGCTTCCACGCACCCTGCATTGA
- a CDS encoding murein transglycosylase A, with the protein MLFKRLSLPVSVLIIGFSLAACTTTSLTPPPQETPRPGVAPAVPSAAPGANLRATTFAALPGWGSDDLRQALPAFLTSCSTQARKADWKEPCAIAAGLDAGNEKDIRTFFQSFFTPYQVINADGSDNGLVTGYYEPLLKGSRKRGGPYQTPLYRAPDDLITVDLASIYPELKGLRLRGRLVGNKVLPYPSRAELDKSGALAGKEILWVDDPIDAFFLQVQGSGRVQMNDGSSIVRVAYSDQNGYPYRSIGRYLVDKGELTLAQASAQGIKGWLAANPSRQQELLNANPSYVFFKEEKVLDASQGPKGAQGVPLTPLRSIAVDPQFVPLGTPVFLATTQPNSNTPLQQLVVAQDTGGAIKGAVRADFFWGFGNEAGDKAGRMKQRGTMWLLLPKGAPAR; encoded by the coding sequence ATGCTATTTAAACGTCTCAGTTTACCCGTTTCTGTATTGATTATCGGATTCAGTTTAGCTGCCTGCACCACCACGTCCCTTACTCCTCCGCCGCAGGAAACGCCGCGCCCGGGCGTAGCGCCCGCCGTGCCATCGGCCGCCCCTGGCGCCAACCTGCGCGCCACTACTTTCGCCGCCCTGCCGGGCTGGGGCAGCGATGATTTGCGCCAGGCGCTGCCGGCTTTCCTGACGTCATGCTCCACGCAGGCGCGTAAAGCCGACTGGAAAGAGCCTTGCGCCATCGCGGCCGGACTGGATGCCGGCAATGAAAAAGACATCCGCACCTTCTTCCAGTCCTTCTTTACGCCTTATCAGGTTATCAATGCCGATGGCAGCGACAATGGCCTGGTCACCGGCTATTACGAGCCGCTACTGAAGGGTTCGCGCAAGCGCGGCGGTCCTTATCAGACGCCGCTCTACCGCGCGCCGGATGATCTGATCACGGTCGACCTGGCCAGCATTTATCCGGAATTGAAAGGCTTGCGCCTGCGCGGCCGCCTGGTCGGCAATAAGGTGCTGCCTTATCCAAGCCGCGCCGAGCTGGATAAGTCCGGCGCCCTGGCCGGCAAGGAAATCCTGTGGGTGGACGATCCCATCGATGCCTTCTTCCTGCAGGTGCAGGGTTCCGGCCGGGTGCAGATGAATGACGGCAGCAGCATTGTGCGGGTCGCTTATTCTGACCAGAACGGTTATCCCTACCGCTCGATCGGCCGCTACCTGGTGGATAAAGGCGAATTAACGCTGGCGCAGGCTTCGGCGCAGGGCATCAAAGGCTGGCTGGCAGCCAATCCGAGCCGCCAGCAAGAATTGTTGAACGCCAATCCGAGCTACGTTTTCTTCAAAGAGGAAAAAGTGCTGGATGCTAGCCAGGGGCCGAAAGGCGCGCAGGGCGTGCCGCTGACGCCGCTGCGCTCGATCGCGGTCGATCCGCAATTCGTGCCGCTGGGGACGCCGGTGTTCCTGGCGACCACCCAGCCGAACAGCAATACGCCTTTGCAACAGTTGGTAGTGGCGCAGGATACTGGTGGCGCGATCAAGGGCGCGGTCCGGGCCGATTTCTTCTGGGGCTTTGGCAATGAAGCCGGCGACAAGGCCGGTAGGATGAAGCAGCGCGGCACGATGTGGCTGTTGCTGCCAAAAGGGGCGCCGGCGCGCTAA
- a CDS encoding universal stress protein, which produces MFKTILVPTDGSHLSEKAINTAIEFAKFSGGRILALSVAEPYPFSPMAESSMATDPGTYEENMLALAKLNVQKVADAAKNAGVSCEMLTAQAFNPDEEIISAAEKHHCDAIFMASHGRSGLSRLFLGSKTQRVLAHSTIPVLVLR; this is translated from the coding sequence ATGTTCAAAACCATTCTTGTACCCACCGACGGCTCTCATTTGTCGGAAAAGGCCATCAATACAGCGATTGAATTTGCAAAATTCAGCGGTGGCAGGATCCTCGCCCTCTCGGTTGCCGAACCTTATCCATTCTCGCCGATGGCGGAAAGCAGCATGGCGACCGACCCCGGCACTTATGAAGAAAACATGCTGGCGCTGGCCAAGCTGAATGTACAGAAAGTCGCCGACGCCGCCAAGAACGCCGGCGTATCCTGCGAAATGCTGACGGCCCAGGCTTTCAATCCCGACGAGGAAATCATCAGCGCCGCCGAAAAACACCATTGCGATGCGATTTTCATGGCTTCACACGGGCGCAGCGGCCTCAGCCGACTATTTCTTGGGAGCAAAACCCAGCGGGTGCTGGCGCATTCAACCATTCCGGTGCTGGTATTGCGTTAA